One window of Quercus robur chromosome 5, dhQueRobu3.1, whole genome shotgun sequence genomic DNA carries:
- the LOC126725679 gene encoding uncharacterized protein LOC126725679, with the protein MILAVVFANSVGNILVERFNGVPAEERLHWRSFLVKLGADNLKGVKNEELLVACHKSVYIVYTILGDVSIYVVGKDEYDELALSEVIFVITSAVKDVCGKPPTERLFLDKYGRICLCLDEIVWKGYLENTEKDRIRRLIRLKPPVEF; encoded by the exons aTGATACTCGCGGTCGTGTTTGCCAACTCCGTCGGCAACATCCTAGTTGAACG ATTTAATGGAGTTCCTGCTGAAGAACGGCTGCATTGGAGATCTTTCTTAGTTAAACTGGGAGCAGATAATCTTAAAGGTGTTAAAAATGAAGAGCTCCTTGTTGCTTGCCACAA ATCAGTTTATATTGTCTACACAATACTTGGGGATGTCAGCATCTATGTTGTGGGCAAGGATGAGTATGATGAACTTGCTT TGTCAGAAGTGATCTTTGTGATAACCTCAGCTGTTAAGGATGTATGTGGGAAGCCTCCAACTGAGCGCCTTTTCCTGGATAAGTACGGAAGAATTTGCTTGTGTTTGGATGAAATTGTTTGGAAG GGATATTTGGAGAACACTGAAAAAGATAGAATCAGAAGACTCATAAGGTTAAAACCTCCAGTAGAGTTCTGA